The Sphingomonas sanxanigenens DSM 19645 = NX02 genome includes a region encoding these proteins:
- a CDS encoding glycerate kinase type-2 family protein has protein sequence MRRRALLSAMFDAAVARVGADRCVPPNLPPRPRGRTVVVGAGKAAAAMARAVETHWAGPIEGVVVTRYGHAVPCDRIRVLEAGHPVPDAAGVAAAQALLAAVSGLTADDLVMCLISGGGSALLPAMPPGVSLEDERALTRALLRSGATIAEINAVRRQVSLIKGGRLAAAATPARVETLIVSDVPGDDPALVASGPTIADASGPETARAVIARHRIVPPAPIAAWLEGGMGAVTVRSGGVRVIATAQDALEAAAAVARAAGYTASILGDAIEGEAAVVGTVHAGIVRQVRAHGQPVAAPCVLLSGGETSVTVRGPGRGGRNVEFLLGLLDALGDCPGIAALAADTDGIDGTEDNAGAVIDETSFARAAALGLSPRDHLARNDAYSLFDRLGDLLVTGPTLTNVNDVRAILIDPPGRGDGA, from the coding sequence ATGCGCCGCCGGGCACTGCTCAGCGCGATGTTCGACGCCGCGGTGGCACGCGTCGGCGCCGATCGCTGCGTGCCGCCCAATCTGCCGCCGCGCCCCAGGGGGCGCACGGTGGTGGTGGGCGCGGGCAAGGCGGCTGCGGCGATGGCGCGCGCGGTCGAAACGCATTGGGCGGGGCCGATCGAAGGCGTGGTGGTGACGCGCTATGGCCATGCCGTGCCGTGCGACCGCATTCGCGTGCTGGAGGCTGGGCACCCCGTGCCCGACGCGGCGGGTGTGGCGGCGGCGCAGGCCTTGCTCGCCGCGGTCTCCGGGCTGACTGCCGACGATCTCGTCATGTGCCTGATCTCGGGCGGCGGATCGGCGCTGCTGCCCGCCATGCCCCCCGGCGTCTCGCTGGAGGACGAGCGCGCGCTGACCCGGGCGCTGCTGCGCTCGGGCGCGACGATCGCGGAGATCAACGCCGTGCGCAGGCAGGTCTCGCTGATCAAGGGCGGGCGGCTGGCGGCGGCGGCGACGCCGGCGCGGGTCGAGACCCTGATCGTCTCGGACGTGCCGGGCGACGATCCTGCGCTGGTCGCATCCGGCCCGACGATCGCCGACGCGTCGGGCCCCGAAACCGCCCGCGCGGTGATCGCGCGCCACCGCATCGTGCCGCCGGCGCCGATCGCGGCATGGCTTGAGGGCGGCATGGGGGCAGTAACGGTCCGTTCGGGCGGCGTAAGGGTGATCGCGACGGCGCAGGACGCGCTCGAAGCCGCCGCCGCGGTGGCGCGCGCCGCCGGCTACACGGCCTCGATCCTCGGCGACGCGATCGAGGGGGAGGCGGCGGTGGTCGGCACCGTCCATGCCGGGATCGTCCGGCAGGTGCGCGCGCACGGCCAGCCGGTCGCGGCGCCCTGCGTGCTGCTGTCGGGCGGGGAGACGAGCGTGACGGTGCGTGGGCCCGGCCGGGGCGGGCGCAACGTCGAATTCCTGCTCGGGCTGCTCGATGCGCTGGGCGATTGCCCCGGCATCGCGGCGCTCGCCGCCGATACCGACGGCATCGACGGCACCGAGGACAATGCCGGCGCGGTGATCGACGAGACCTCGTTCGCGCGGGCCGCGGCGCTGGGGCTCTCGCCGCGCGACCATCTCGCGCGCAACGACGCCTACAGCCTGTTCGACCGGCTCGGCGACCTGCTGGTGACCGGGCCGACCTTGACGAACGTGAATGATGTCCGGGCGATCCTGATCGATCCGCCCGGCCGGGGGGACGGAGCGTGA